A single genomic interval of Halostella salina harbors:
- a CDS encoding J domain-containing protein, protein MVSDWLWSLPEWLVVGLALGAAFTLVAIGVFFAGVRLFPASNEYATDRSSGDTGEAKRRAEIREYLQLIDEPYAENQVVEGQRVAFYLPQRGVAVTFDAQAYFRLDGSSTRAVLIEHEMPGLHLGDRLPFETPELEPTVESADPVAAAFDTLDLPRDATPDDVKAAYRDRVKDVHPDHGGDEEAFQRVREAYALAREHST, encoded by the coding sequence GTGGTATCGGACTGGCTGTGGTCGCTCCCCGAGTGGCTGGTCGTCGGCCTGGCGCTCGGAGCGGCGTTTACCCTCGTCGCGATCGGCGTGTTCTTTGCGGGCGTGCGGCTGTTCCCGGCCTCCAACGAGTACGCGACCGACCGGAGCAGCGGCGACACCGGCGAGGCGAAGCGCCGCGCCGAGATCCGCGAGTACCTCCAGCTGATCGACGAACCGTACGCCGAAAACCAGGTCGTCGAGGGGCAGCGCGTCGCGTTCTACCTGCCACAGCGCGGGGTCGCGGTCACGTTCGACGCGCAGGCGTACTTCCGACTCGACGGCTCGTCGACGCGCGCGGTGCTGATCGAACACGAGATGCCCGGACTCCACCTCGGTGACCGCCTCCCGTTCGAGACGCCGGAACTGGAGCCGACGGTCGAATCGGCGGACCCGGTCGCCGCCGCGTTCGACACGCTCGACCTCCCGAGAGACGCGACGCCGGACGACGTGAAGGCCGCCTACCGGGACCGCGTCAAGGACGTGCACCCGGACCACGGCGGCGACGAGGAGGCGTTCCAGCGGGTCCGCGAGGCGTACGCGCTGGCCCGCGAGCACTCGACCTGA
- a CDS encoding transcription elongation factor Spt5: MPIYAVKTTASQERTVADMIMNREEDDIHAALAPDSLTSYVMVEAENDGIISRVLEEIPHARSMVPGESGISEVEHFLSPKPDVEGIAEGDIIELIAGPFKGEKAQVQRIDEGKDQVTVELYEATVPIPVTVRGDQIRVLDSEER; encoded by the coding sequence ATGCCGATCTACGCAGTCAAGACGACGGCGAGCCAGGAGCGCACCGTCGCGGACATGATCATGAACCGCGAGGAGGACGACATCCACGCCGCGCTCGCGCCCGACTCCCTGACGAGCTACGTGATGGTGGAGGCCGAGAACGACGGGATCATCTCCCGCGTGCTGGAGGAGATCCCCCACGCTCGCAGCATGGTCCCGGGCGAGAGCGGCATCTCGGAGGTCGAACACTTCCTCTCGCCCAAGCCGGACGTCGAGGGGATCGCCGAGGGCGACATCATCGAACTCATCGCCGGCCCCTTCAAGGGCGAGAAGGCGCAGGTCCAGCGCATCGACGAGGGCAAGGACCAGGTCACCGTCGAACTGTACGAGGCGACGGTGCCCATCCCCGTCACCGTGCGCGGCGACCAGATCCGCGTGCTGGATAGCGAGGAGCGCTGA
- a CDS encoding DUF7565 family protein translates to MAWECGIDGCGEQFADAESAIVHQTNDHERRECKVCGVVVPDGYLAIRHAFDEHTRAEYVRAYGAGSEAVRQREQVKEAIEAEADLQQVVDRLNEEGTA, encoded by the coding sequence ATGGCCTGGGAATGCGGCATCGACGGGTGCGGGGAGCAGTTCGCCGACGCGGAGAGCGCCATCGTCCACCAGACGAACGACCACGAGCGCCGCGAGTGCAAGGTGTGCGGCGTCGTCGTGCCGGACGGCTACCTCGCCATCCGCCACGCGTTCGACGAGCACACCCGCGCGGAGTACGTCCGCGCGTACGGCGCTGGCTCCGAGGCGGTCCGCCAGCGCGAGCAGGTGAAAGAGGCCATCGAGGCCGAGGCCGACCTCCAGCAGGTCGTCGACCGGCTGAACGAGGAAGGGACGGCGTAG
- a CDS encoding DUF7839 domain-containing protein yields the protein MADVLENKRAATRFRILVEIADRQPAVSQGEIADAVGVTSQAVSEYIRELVDDALVEKEGRSRYRVTKEGVDWLLREATDVRRFADHVTEDILGSVQEDAAVATDRIAEGDAVTLSLVDGLLHATPGDEGPATGVATTDADAGGDVGVTGFEGVIDLDPGSVTVLQVPPVRSGGSRAVDADALAGICADAGVVTASGVEAVVALDRAGVDADTTFAAGEVAADAAGRGLDAVVVATADNVGRVTDALRDADAPYEVTDAA from the coding sequence ATGGCCGACGTCCTCGAGAACAAGCGGGCCGCGACGCGGTTTCGCATCCTCGTCGAGATCGCGGACCGTCAGCCCGCCGTGAGTCAGGGCGAGATCGCCGACGCCGTCGGCGTCACCAGCCAGGCGGTCAGCGAGTACATCCGCGAACTGGTCGACGACGCGCTCGTCGAGAAGGAGGGGCGGTCGCGCTACCGCGTGACCAAGGAGGGCGTCGACTGGCTCCTCCGGGAGGCGACCGACGTGCGCCGCTTCGCCGACCACGTCACCGAGGACATCCTCGGGAGCGTCCAGGAGGACGCCGCCGTCGCAACGGACCGGATCGCCGAGGGCGACGCCGTGACGCTGTCGCTCGTCGACGGCCTGCTCCACGCGACGCCCGGCGACGAGGGACCGGCAACCGGCGTGGCGACGACCGACGCCGACGCGGGCGGCGACGTGGGCGTCACCGGCTTCGAGGGCGTGATCGACCTCGACCCCGGGTCGGTGACGGTGCTCCAGGTGCCGCCGGTCCGGTCGGGGGGTAGCCGCGCGGTCGACGCCGACGCGCTGGCCGGGATCTGTGCCGACGCCGGCGTCGTCACCGCGTCGGGGGTGGAAGCGGTCGTCGCGCTCGACCGCGCGGGCGTCGACGCGGACACGACGTTCGCCGCGGGCGAGGTGGCCGCCGACGCGGCCGGCCGCGGGTTGGACGCCGTCGTCGTCGCGACCGCCGACAACGTCGGCCGGGTGACCGACGCGCTCCGGGACGCCGACGCGCCGTACGAAGTGACCGACGCGGCGTAG
- a CDS encoding PHP-associated domain-containing protein has translation MTESDVVRVDMHVKVLDERVVRRAKERGLDALVYAPHFTRLPAIEATAERYSDEELAVIPAREVFTGDWRNRQHVLALGLDEPVPDFITLEGAMAEFRRQDAAVLVPHPGFLNVSLGESSIRQYRDTIDAVETYNPKLTRRGNRRARTVAVRQNLSPFASSYAHLPTTVGEAWTALNGDAVGDDVTAASIVAALKAGADRRIDHRSGLTHRRSRIAEQAHLVWENTWGKIDRVFLSGTEPTHPRHIAYDGAFDDIAAY, from the coding sequence GTGACGGAGAGCGACGTGGTCCGGGTCGACATGCACGTGAAGGTACTCGACGAGCGCGTCGTCCGGCGGGCCAAGGAGCGCGGACTGGACGCGCTGGTGTACGCGCCGCATTTCACCCGGCTTCCGGCCATCGAGGCGACGGCCGAGCGATACTCCGACGAGGAGCTCGCCGTCATCCCCGCGCGCGAGGTGTTCACCGGCGACTGGCGGAACCGGCAGCACGTCCTCGCGCTCGGTCTCGACGAGCCCGTCCCGGACTTCATCACGCTGGAGGGGGCGATGGCGGAGTTCCGGCGGCAGGACGCCGCGGTGCTCGTCCCCCATCCCGGGTTTCTGAACGTCAGCCTCGGCGAGTCCTCGATACGGCAGTACCGCGACACGATCGACGCGGTCGAGACGTACAACCCGAAGCTGACCCGCCGCGGAAACCGGCGGGCGCGCACCGTCGCGGTCCGGCAGAACCTGTCGCCGTTCGCCTCGTCGTACGCACATCTCCCGACGACGGTGGGGGAGGCGTGGACTGCCCTCAACGGCGACGCGGTCGGCGACGACGTGACGGCGGCGTCGATAGTGGCGGCGCTCAAGGCCGGCGCGGACCGACGTATCGACCACCGAAGCGGTCTCACCCACCGACGCAGTCGGATCGCGGAACAGGCACACCTCGTCTGGGAGAACACCTGGGGGAAGATAGACCGCGTGTTCCTCTCCGGGACCGAGCCGACCCACCCCCGACACATCGCCTACGACGGCGCGTTCGACGACATCGCGGCGTACTAA
- a CDS encoding protein translocase SEC61 complex subunit gamma yields the protein MKVPYDLTSYVRVLKMASTPSWEEFSQIAKIAGAGILLVGLLGFVIFVLMSFVPGA from the coding sequence ATGAAAGTCCCATACGACCTCACCTCGTACGTACGGGTGCTGAAGATGGCCAGCACCCCCTCCTGGGAGGAGTTCTCCCAGATCGCCAAGATCGCCGGTGCCGGCATCCTGCTGGTGGGCCTGCTCGGCTTCGTGATATTCGTGCTGATGTCGTTCGTTCCGGGGGCCTGA